The DNA window TGCCTAAAAAGTTCCTCCACACAAAAAGTTAACGAGTTGCACAAAAAGTTGACAATTTTTACAAAGTGTTTGCACAAAAAGTCCAATCAGGATACTTTCAAAAATTTCAAAATGCATGATTAACCTATTAGAAAAAGTGCTAGCTAAAAACTACTTTAACAGGCTTTGACCATTAAGTTAACAATCTTTTCAAAATGTAAGACTAAATGTAAAACAACCAAAAAGTTAAGTTTTTAGCAAAACAAGTTATTAATCATATGGTTAACTTACTTCCACACTGATATATAACTGGTAAAAAGAACCATTGTACATTATATATTTATCACTTTCATAAGGAGGTAGAGTATTAAGGAAATTATTCAACCTATTATATTCAGATTTATTTATTTCAATTTCATTATCACTTTCATTATTTAACACCTTTCTAAGCTGTGGATATTTATCCAATTCTTCTTTTGTGATTTTGGTGTGATTTCTGATTTTTGTGCAACTATGTCATAATGACGGTCTGCTGATGATTTAGATGCATAGTAATCATTTATATAACGACCAATAGAATCTACCAAGACAACAGAAATTGTAAATAGTATAATTATCCATTTAATACTGTTCTTTTTCTTCTCATTCATAAAGCATCTCTCTTATCAAGCAGTTGAATGTCTAAGATCAACCATATAATACTCCCCCTTTGTATTTGATATCTCTGTTATTGTAATATTCAATAGTGATTAACGAACAATATGCTGCAGCCATATTCCGTAGTAATCGTCCTTGTACTTGATATATGTGATACCGTCATCACCTTCTGCAAGAAATTCATCTATTTTACTGTACTCGGACTCTGTTAATTCAACAATGTCTGTTTTATCAAGTGCTTCCTTTAACTTTGGATGTTTATCTAAGTCTTCATCAGAGATACCTGTGTAATCATTTGGTGTAATATCAGATAGATGAGCAGATACATAGTAATCATCTGTAGTTTTCACATAAGCATCATACAGGAAAGGTGAAAGAACGGCAAGTGTACCTACCAAAGCCAGTAACAATATGTAGATTCCTTTATTATCTTCTCCCATGCTATTTATCCCTCTCGATATCAATATTATCTATTGATACACCCATTTAACTGCAGAAAATTATAAACAATTTGTCTCCAAACCGTCAAACTGAAACCTTTTTTATGACATGGATTGTACTGATATATTATCGATAAAAACATAAACTGATAATATCTAGTACTGTATTTTTTATCCATCTATAGGAACAAGAGCTACTCTAATAATTTTATCTTTTTCTAATAGTTCTTTTTTTATCTTTTGACCTTTGTCATAGCCAACCCAATCTTTTGGTTGTTTACTAAAATAAATATAACAGTTAACAAACTTTTTCAATTGCAAGTCCTGTTTAGACAAAATATCAAGGAAATCTTTGTTATTAGCAATTGATTTTGAAACAACTATTAGGTAGTTGTCCCCTTTTTTTATTACTTCTTCATCTCTTATCCAAATATTTGCTTTCATCAATTCATTATATAAAACTGATTTTTTATCTTGATTTACTACTAAATAATATTGATTATGCAAATGATCAATATTATAATCCAACTTAATGTCCTCTCTTAAATTAGAATCATCTATAACGGATCTTGCATATTTTTCAGTTGTTCCTTCTTCAAAAGAAATGTACAAACCTCCAATCCTCATGTCATGACTTGATGGGTTTATTAGGACTGCCAATAATACAAAAATTGAAAAAACAAAATAAATAAGAACTTTTTTATCAATTTGACTCATATTATTACTTCCCATAAAGCAATTTATTGCATTTTGACACTGTATTTTTACTTTATTTGAACTACCATTGAAACCGGCAGTATATACATCTAAAGAGTCTAATCAATCTTTTTTGGCTTTTATTCAAATCAACTATCTCTTGACCCTTGAAATGCTATCCCGGTCCACTTGATACAACAAGTTTGCCCCAAAAAGCCAGGGGTAAATGCAGCATAAGGGTTCAATATATCATAAGGATTCAAATATACCCATTCTGGTTTTGTTTCAAAGCAAGCTAAATCCACCCATTCATCAGTTCTATCATTGTTTTGAGACCATTCCATAGTTGAACTTGTTTCGATCGTTGTACTGTTTCCGCTAAAAATACTATACAGTAGATTGATTTCTGCTTCCCACTTAGCTGTTTCATCGATATAATCGCTTGTATCGTCTAAATTATATTCTGGGATAGTTATTGACAATGCTGATGGAAAAACATCATCAAACAATGTTAAACTTGATTTTGGCTCGCTCCTACCATCATATGGTTTAGCATCACCCATTTGACGAGTGCCGGAATAGTCATGATATATCCAATCGTGATGTATAGTAGCATTAGAATTGAACCAGTCTTTATCATTTAACTGGTTTCCTGGTAGCATATTATACCTGCTTCTTAACAGGAAATAATCTGTATTTTCATCATTTTCTTGATCGTCCCAGTACCATCGTGTAGTTATACTAAAATCACCATATGGCGAGTATATATAATCATCAGTAACTGTGCATATGTGATCCCATCTATTACTTGCTATTCCAAATTCACTTGTAGTTATATCTGTTCCATCGTTAGTTTTAGCTATATTAGATGGTTTGATACTTATATTATTATACCATTTATCTGCCTCAGACAATGCTTTTTCGTATCCTTTTGACACATTGTTACAGTAACCTCTATATTCTTTAACAACACCATTTGAAAAAATCTTGAAACCATAGGCTACCAATTCTGTGTTCTTGGGTGATTTCAGGTTCTTGACTTTGCCTATATGTCTTGGTTCTTTTTCGTCATTCGTTTCATTAAGAAACTTATCTATAAACATACTTCGTTGCTGCATAATGTTTTGATTATCTAGACTTTTACCTTCAATCATTATCGTATAGTTTTGAGCATCGCAGACTTTTGTATCCAGATTTTCACCCATGTTCGAATCTATAGTACAACCTGCACTTGCAGAAACTGTACCTGTAAAAAGTGTTAATATAAAAAATATAGCTATACCTAATTTTATTTTCATATATTCCACTTTAAATTCAGTATTCATTTTGTTTTACCTCCATTATCCAGAGGCAATCAAAAATGGTTTAAATTATAACAAACCAATATCCTTTTGCCTCTGGGCAACTTTTTGTTGGTATATTTTGAGTTCAACCACACCCCAGATTTGGTTGGACTCTCAGAACATCTTTTTCAATGTTCCATATTAGACTTGTAAGTGACTTTATAAATAATTTATAACCATATTGTCAAACTGTTTATATAGAAAATTCAAACTCTGGATCAGGAACCTATCAGTTTAAGGAAAACACTCTGTAAATCCATCCGCTCCTCTTCAAGTCTTGATATCGTGCCTCCTGATTTACTGATGGTTTTTGCAATCTCAGCCCGCATCCCGCTGTCTGCGTGTACCTGTAATGTTCCATCCAGGGTTTTGACATCATGAACTCCGTCCATCAGGTTCAACTTCTCAATCATGTCGTTGTATGATATATCCCAGACCTCAAGCAAATAGTTTACACCTTCTCTTTCTCTGATAATATCCCTTAGCTGGTCTACAGTTCCGATTGCCAGGAGTTTGCCGCTATCAATCACACCTATCCTGCTGCAGATTTCTTCAACTTCAGACATTGAATGAGAACTCAGAAAAATTGTGACATCTTTTTCTCTGCTGAGCTGTTTTATCAAATCACGCATCATCTGCGCACCTTTAGGATCAATACCACTTGTGGGTTCGTCAAGGAACAGGATTTCAGGATCGTTTATTAACGCCTGTGCAAGCCCGAATCTCTTGAGCATACCTGTAGAAAAACCGCCTATTTTCTGGTCTATCGCATCATCCAGCCCGACCATCTCCAGCAGTTCAACTATACGGTTTTCTCTGGTTTCAGAATCCATATCGTATAATTTTGCATAGAACCTCAAATTCTGTCTTGCAGTAAGATTACCATAAAATCCGGCTGGTTCCGGAAGCACTCCTGTAACCTCACGGATGTTTATCACTTCTCTTACAGAATCATATCCTGCGACCTTTGCATAACCGTCACTGGGTTCAAGCAGTCCTATCAACATCTTCATGGTTGTGGTTTTACCCGCACCGTTTTGACCAACAAATCCGAAAACATCTCCTTTCTTAACATTGAATGTCAGTGAATCCACTGCTGTTATAGTATTTTGTTTGCCGAATCTCTTTGTCAGGTTTTGAATCTCTATGACATTTTCATCTCTGGTCTGATCTTTTGTCTCTGTTTGCAGGGTTTGCATTTCTTAATTACCTCCTTCCGAACCTGTAAACAAATAAAGCAAGTACAATCACAGCTACCAGCACCATACCGATACCGATAAAACCACTGCTACTTGATTTTTCGATACTAACTTCAACCTGCTCGTCATCACTCTGCACTTCGTCACTTACAGCACGCATTAAAATTTCATTAGAGCCTGAATTTACACTGGCTCTTGCTGATACTTCCACAGGTATTGATTCTGAATCCCCGGATTCCAGTTCATCAATAGCACCAAAGCTTTTAACATCTGTACTAATTCCTGAATCGGTCTGTACCCTTAATTCCACATTGTTAAGAGTCTGGTCTCCAGAGTTTCGAAGGTTGACAGTGATTTCTCTGGACCCCCCTGGGTTCAGTGTGATGCTGCGGGTGTTTGGGAACACACTCAATACTTCGGTTTTCTCAAGTGACCTGTCAATAGATAATTCAAGTTTTTGCGATATTTCTGAACCCCCGAATTCCGGAATGGCGTTAATGATGACAGGGTAGACTCCATTGGAAGAATTGCTGTCGGGATGGACTTTTACAATGAAATCCTGCGTATTCTCTGGTCCTATACTGATTTTGTTCTGCCTGTATTGACCGTTTTCATCCTGTAAAAACTCAACATCCCAGTTTTCGGGTTTTTTGTCAGTATAGAGGTCAACTGTTACACGGTTATCGTAATCGTTTTTAATGTGACATCGAATTCAACGGGGTCATTCGGTCTTGTAACAAGCCCGGGAGCATTAGAATACATATCAAGACTCATACCTGCATCTTTATCCACTGTAACTGCATACCTTCTTGAGATGACATCACCATCATCAGGGTCAATTTCTGACCATACTGAATATCTCCCTTCTGAAGCGTCAGACGGTACTTCAACTCTCAAAGTCACTTCCTCTGTTTCGTCTTCACCTTCGGAAAATGTGATATGGGTTACCTCGTCGTTGTTTTTTATAGAACCCGACAGTCCAGTCCCCAGGTTTTTCACTGACAGATAGTGAGCACCATGCTTTATCAGAAACATTACACCCTTTTTCAATATCAAGTGTAAATTCTGCAGTATCTCCAGGACAGACAACCTTACCTGTCACTGTACTTGTTGCTGCAATTGATGCCCAGTCATCATCCTCGGCTGCTGATAAAGGTGAAAATATAGAAATTAACAGGATGAAAGCGATGATACAAATCTTTAAACGTTTAAAATCCACTTTATCAAACATCAACAAATCCTCCATATTATAGTGTTATATCCTGTCTCATGAACATGATGAAAGATGCGAACAGGAGAATAATCGGTATTATCAGTATGGCTGTAATATCGGTCCAGAACGTGTTGAACCACTGGGCAAGTGTAAATTGTGCATCAAGAATTCCATCTATCTCATATTGAACTCCTACCTTTCCGATACTCATATCATCTACACCATGAACTATTTTACTGTAGTAGTGAAGGGGTGAAATCATAATCAGTTCAGAAGCCTTCAGACCGATACCAGCCTTTGTCAATAGGTCAGAGAGTGTTTCCATAATCGGACCTGTAAATATACAGGTTAATATCCAAATCGCAACATTGTAAATAAGCGAATTTGCAGCTTCATACACTACTGTGGATATCAGAACAGCAATACCGGCATAGATAAGAGCATAAAACAGTGTGAAAACGGAAAACAATGCAATCCTTGTGATTTCCATTAAACTGACCTGGATACCCAGCATAGCAATCAATGTCCCGGACGATATAACAACTGTAGACATAATTACAAATGCAATCACACCTATTATTCCCAGTAATTTGCCTGTGATTATATTGTCCCTAAAAACTGGATGAGTCAGTAAAACGTTCAAAGACCCTGATTTTCTTTCCTTTATCACTGTATTGAATCCCAGTGTAATACCTATCAGAGGAATGAACCAGCCAATTTCTTCAATTAAGCCGCTGAAACCAAATATTAAGGTAAGCTCTCCACCCCCTATATTGGTACCATGTATAACACTCCGGTATGAAAATGTGAAAATAATTAGCAAGTAAGTTGCAGTCAGTAACAGAAACATGGAATTTGTGATGTTGTCCGCAAATTCCTTCTGTGCAACAACGAGTATATTTTTTAGACCTATTCCTTTATTGTCTCCAGATTCGCTGTTCATATCATTCCCCGTTTATATCCTGACGTAAAAATCTGATATACGACATTATAAGCAAAATCAAGGGCGTGACAGTAAGAACCAGTATATTTTCCCAGTACTCTTCCAACCACTGGATAAGTGTATAGCGGGTATCAAACAATTTAAGAGTATTTTTTACAATTTTACCTCTTGAAACACCACCCCATGATAAACCCGGTTGATCTTGAACAGGCTCTGCATAATGGTAAACCGGTGATAATTTCGTCAATTGTTCATTAAGGTCCAATACTTCATCATTATTATTCAGGTCAAACGGTGATTGACCGGTGGCAGCACTTGCAATCATCATTACAATGGCGCTGTATATCACACACAATACAAGCCATGTACAGATGCCGTAAACCAAAGATTTGATTTCACTGTTTACAGATGTGGATATGAATATACCAAGTGCCAGGAAAATTGACATGTAGAGATACGTAAGAATCGCGAATATCAGTGTTCTCTCCAGTTCAAACCAGCCCACCTGCATTCCTGAAATTATAATAACCGTTCCTACCGAGGATACAACTGATATAAATACCACAAATAACAGTGTAATCATCGCACCTGATATTTTTCCTGTGATGATGTTGTCCCTGTATACCGGATGGGTCAGAAAGATGTTCAACGACGCAGATTTTTTTTCTTTAATAACACTGTCAAATCCAAGTGCAAACCCCAACAACGGCAGGAAGATTGCTATAGTTTGTGTGACATTGAGAAATCCTGTTAAAAACGAGAAGTTACTATCATTGATTACAGAATTATAACTGTCTGAGAAAACAACCAGAGTAAACACAATAACCATCAGGATAAACCTTGGGCTCCACAGATTATCTGCAAATTCTTTCTGTGCAATAACAAATGTATTTTTCAGATTTTGCACCATCATACCACTCAAAATAAAGTTATTTTTTGAACTTCAGGTAGCCATAAAATGCTAAGAAGGTCAATCCCACAAGTACCACTATAAACAATAGTTTACCATACAATCCGGGATTATCTGTTTCATTTTTATCAGACACTGAATTATCAATCCTACTTCCAACCTTATCCACTATACTTTTGCCGCCTATTGACACCTTATGACTGGCGTTAATGTATCCAACTTTTACGGCTTTTAACCGGTAGCTGCCGTTATTCTTAAATTGATGGGATAACACTCCCTCTGGATTCGTTCTCCCGATGTGTTCTCCGTTTGAATATACTGTAGCATTACCAACACTACCGGAAACTCTTTCAACTGAAATTTTAACCGAACTATTGGTTGTTAATTCATTATCAACATCTATTCGCATGGGTTTACCATAACCGGAAACCTCCATAATCTGGTTCCTTGTAAACAGATAACGACCCGTAGGGTTCCAGTTAATCTTTTCAATATGGCTGCCATTGACAGATATATTGCTCTCTGATTTTGTAGATGCATTAACCATGACGAGCTTGTTGGTATCGTTTTCAGTTACAACTTCAAGAAGTAAATCATCACCGCACCATTCAAAACCTTGTGGATTTATTCTCCAGTGTTTTGTATCTGAACCGTCAGTCTTCATCAGTGTGAATTTATTTATATAACCATGCGTCTTATAATTAAGTCCTATCTGTTCCTCTACAAATACAAACTCACCTGTAGGATCGACAAAACTATGGTCACTATATGAGTAATCTATACCACTTTCATTGGTGCTGTTATACAATAGTGTTTTATTTCTACTGTTTACAGATATAGAATAGAGGTTATCTTCAGGAGAATATTCAGTGTATAAAAGTTTCTCACTATCCAACCACTCCACCAAAATACCGCCATGGAGTGTGGTTAGTTTATATGGTCTGCCGTTTACTACATTTATATCTATGACGTATACGTCTTTGACATTGTTATCTTCTATCTTACTAAAAGCAAGTTTTCTACCATCAGGACTCCATAGTGGGTTATGGATGGATGAGTTTTTTGTGGAAAATATGTTTTTAAGGTTTCCATTATCCAGGTTATATACAAAAGCACTTTCGTTTCCTTTTTCTTCACCTAAAAAAGCTATTTTATTTCCTTTAGGTGACCATGTGATATCTTCGGGGTTATATTGTGTAATGGGAAATCTTCGCGTAATATTTCGTGTCAAGTCTAATAGATAACATTTTGGACCTTCACCTTTTTTGTATCCTCTGTATAACAAATAACTTCCATCAGGAGACCATTTTTTTATAAAATCTATTTTATTAGATATAAAAGATCCCTTCTCAATCGTATTCAAATTGTCTGCATCAACAATTAAAAATTCACCTAAGATATTTCCATTCTTAGCAAGTTCTTCTGATGTATAGGTAAATACATCTCCATCAGGGCTCCATGATGGGAGTCCTATTAATTTATCATTACCCACTTTACGTGTATAGGGTGTATATTCCCCCCATGCTATTCGTTTTATATCAAAACCATCAGCATTCATAATATATAGTGCCCTTATTTCACTTCTTGTGGTTGCTTCAGGTTTATTTTTAGCATGCACTGTAAGTTTGGTAAGTACCAATGCACGAGTTCCGTCAGGAGACCAGTGAATATACATAGCTGGGCCTCCGTCAACCTTAAGACGAGACTTGTTTACAAGTTCAAGGGTGTCGTTGCCCAATGTCTCATCAAGGTCAGAAGATATCGATACATTCATCGAATCTGTATTATTACCTGCACAAACCGGCTGAATGAAAGCTACTGACAAACTCAACACGATAACCAACAATGTTAATTTCAACTTTTTACGCATTCAACCCCTCTGATTTATAAATTAGGATTTCTGTCAACCACATGTTGAAATAGTAAAATCTAATCAATTATACATCTAAAATTAAATTGACTTCCATGTACCCTTATTGGTTTTCTATACCGGTTTAATGCGAATACATTATAAACATTTTATCACCAAACCGTCAAACTGTTGGGATTGATTAGATATACAAACAATATAAACCATAAAAGAAAAATCCAACTAACAATAACAATTGCAAAAAAGAAATGACATCTAATTGGATAGAGATTATTTATGTTACTAATCAAGTAACATTGTAATCAAGTTCAATCATGTAATACTTCTCTTTGTATTTGATATACGGTCTACCATGGTAATACTCCGTTAAAAACCTGTCCAATTCATTGAATTCAGATTCAGTTAAACTGGCTTCTCCATTTTTATTCAGTGCATTTTTGAGCTTTGGATATTCATCCAGTTCTTTTTCAGTAATTCGTGTATAATTATCTGGTATTTTATTTGCATTATAAACATATACATCACTTACCTCGGTTACATTGATATTATATTTGTCTGATGCATGGCTATATCCTGCATAATAAAACGGAATCATTATTATCATGCCCCCCAACAACAAACGTTATCAAAAAAGATGCTATTGCAATATGAGCATTCTTTTTCTGTGCCACTATCAGGTTACCAATAAACAGTACAGCTATTGCAAGCATTACTTGATAAGAACGATGAAGTGCTAGTTGTGATGATAGAGATTAGAATTAAGTATATCGACTACTAATCCACCTATAAAGAAGGTAGCACCAGTCATTATCAGAAACGATAAAAGCAACTGGATGTAGTCTATGAGTTTTTCTTTATTCTTTTCTCCCCCTATATACTAAATCCTCATGTTGAATAAAATTCGATTTTACGAGTATTCACTAACGTGTACATAAAAATTACCGTTTTCATTAATTAGCTTAAATTTTACAGTATTTACAAGATGTGGAGTAGAATAGTAGGTTACTGAAGTATTCTCAAATATAACATGATACCGATAATCTCCAGATGCATAATACTGATATCCCTTTTTGAATGGATTCGACCATTTTATTAGGAGAGTTATCGGTTTTTCTACACTAACAGATTCTTCTGGTTCGAGGTGATATGTTGTGTTTTCAGAGTATTCTCCTCCATTACCGGTAACTTTGACAGTTGCATTATGAGGATATTTATCATTGTTCTCGATGATATAAAGCGGTTCGACGGTCATTAATGCTAAAGGTGCTAGGTTTACAATTGTTATTAGGACTAAAAAAACTATAAAAATTGCTAATATTTTTTTTAGATAACTCAATTAACCCCCCTCCTGTAAAAAATATAATGGAATTGATTAATTAATTTAATGCTCAATTCCATATTGTACAACATCTTCACAACTTGAACACCAAATGTTTCTTCCCAAGTAAGCCCATTCATAATTCATTATACATTCAGGATGCTCATAACCCCAATAACCTTGGTCTTCAGCATCAAAGTTATGAGATACTTCATGCTGTACAATACTATCATGTGGCCAATCGACTTTTAAATTTGCACTGTCCGAACATACACAGTAAGGTCCACCAATTTTTGCTATTCCATTGTGATCCATATCATGCGCCCAACCTATCACTATATCGTTTGCATCATCTCTCACATTTGTATCTTCTATCAAATCCTCAAGGGCGTTACTACTATCGTCAGCAGGGGATACATCACTTGCATCCCATCCATTCCAATACCATGTTCGATCTACATTAATGTTAAATTGTTCAAATCTAGCTAATGCCTCATCAGTAGGGTTTACTATTGCTCCAGTAGGTTCATGTCGATCGTCTGAAGCTACAAAAATATGTTCATGAATTTTTCCATTTACTTCATGTGGATCCCAAGGTACAAATGACGCATCTAATGAAGTACTTTTCAATCCAATTTATTGACTCGTTTCAGTATT is part of the Methanohalobium evestigatum Z-7303 genome and encodes:
- a CDS encoding ABC transporter permease, with translation MMVQNLKNTFVIAQKEFADNLWSPRFILMVIVFTLVVFSDSYNSVINDSNFSFLTGFLNVTQTIAIFLPLLGFALGFDSVIKEKKSASLNIFLTHPVYRDNIITGKISGAMITLLFVVFISVVSSVGTVIIISGMQVGWFELERTLIFAILTYLYMSIFLALGIFISTSVNSEIKSLVYGICTWLVLCVIYSAIVMMIASAATGQSPFDLNNNDEVLDLNEQLTKLSPVYHYAEPVQDQPGLSWGGVSRGKIVKNTLKLFDTRYTLIQWLEEYWENILVLTVTPLILLIMSYIRFLRQDINGE
- a CDS encoding TolB family protein; this translates as MRKKLKLTLLVIVLSLSVAFIQPVCAGNNTDSMNVSISSDLDETLGNDTLELVNKSRLKVDGGPAMYIHWSPDGTRALVLTKLTVHAKNKPEATTRSEIRALYIMNADGFDIKRIAWGEYTPYTRKVGNDKLIGLPSWSPDGDVFTYTSEELAKNGNILGEFLIVDADNLNTIEKGSFISNKIDFIKKWSPDGSYLLYRGYKKGEGPKCYLLDLTRNITRRFPITQYNPEDITWSPKGNKIAFLGEEKGNESAFVYNLDNGNLKNIFSTKNSSIHNPLWSPDGRKLAFSKIEDNNVKDVYVIDINVVNGRPYKLTTLHGGILVEWLDSEKLLYTEYSPEDNLYSISVNSRNKTLLYNSTNESGIDYSYSDHSFVDPTGEFVFVEEQIGLNYKTHGYINKFTLMKTDGSDTKHWRINPQGFEWCGDDLLLEVVTENDTNKLVMVNASTKSESNISVNGSHIEKINWNPTGRYLFTRNQIMEVSGYGKPMRIDVDNELTTNSSVKISVERVSGSVGNATVYSNGEHIGRTNPEGVLSHQFKNNGSYRLKAVKVGYINASHKVSIGGKSIVDKVGSRIDNSVSDKNETDNPGLYGKLLFIVVLVGLTFLAFYGYLKFKK
- a CDS encoding zinc metalloprotease — translated: MKSTSLDASFVPWDPHEVNGKIHEHIFVASDDRHEPTGAIVNPTDEALARFEQFNINVDRTWYWNGWDASDVSPADDSSNALEDLIEDTNVRDDANDIVIGWAHDMDHNGIAKIGGPYCVCSDSANLKVDWPHDSIVQHEVSHNFDAEDQGYWGYEHPECIMNYEWAYLGRNIWCSSCEDVVQYGIEH
- a CDS encoding COG1361 family protein, with protein sequence MSVFPNTRSITLNPGGSREITVNLRNSGDQTLNNVELRVQTDSGISTDVKSFGAIDELESGDSESIPVEVSARASVNSGSNEILMRAVSDEVQSDDEQVEVSIEKSSSSGFIGIGMVLVAVIVLALFVYRFGRR
- a CDS encoding ABC transporter ATP-binding protein, encoding MQTLQTETKDQTRDENVIEIQNLTKRFGKQNTITAVDSLTFNVKKGDVFGFVGQNGAGKTTTMKMLIGLLEPSDGYAKVAGYDSVREVINIREVTGVLPEPAGFYGNLTARQNLRFYAKLYDMDSETRENRIVELLEMVGLDDAIDQKIGGFSTGMLKRFGLAQALINDPEILFLDEPTSGIDPKGAQMMRDLIKQLSREKDVTIFLSSHSMSEVEEICSRIGVIDSGKLLAIGTVDQLRDIIREREGVNYLLEVWDISYNDMIEKLNLMDGVHDVKTLDGTLQVHADSGMRAEIAKTISKSGGTISRLEEERMDLQSVFLKLIGS
- a CDS encoding ABC transporter permease: MNSESGDNKGIGLKNILVVAQKEFADNITNSMFLLLTATYLLIIFTFSYRSVIHGTNIGGGELTLIFGFSGLIEEIGWFIPLIGITLGFNTVIKERKSGSLNVLLTHPVFRDNIITGKLLGIIGVIAFVIMSTVVISSGTLIAMLGIQVSLMEITRIALFSVFTLFYALIYAGIAVLISTVVYEAANSLIYNVAIWILTCIFTGPIMETLSDLLTKAGIGLKASELIMISPLHYYSKIVHGVDDMSIGKVGVQYEIDGILDAQFTLAQWFNTFWTDITAILIIPIILLFASFIMFMRQDITL
- a CDS encoding UPF0228 family protein: MSQIDKKVLIYFVFSIFVLLAVLINPSSHDMRIGGLYISFEEGTTEKYARSVIDDSNLREDIKLDYNIDHLHNQYYLVVNQDKKSVLYNELMKANIWIRDEEVIKKGDNYLIVVSKSIANNKDFLDILSKQDLQLKKFVNCYIYFSKQPKDWVGYDKGQKIKKELLEKDKIIRVALVPIDG